ACTGAAACCATCCAAGTCGTCCATCTAGCAACTACAGCCAGGGTCGACATCGGACGACCCCGACGACCAACAAATCGACGAGATAGTCCTGGACCAAACAAAGCCAGACCAAGTCGTAAGGGTCGGAGCCTCACTGCCTGACAACATCAAAAGTCAGATAGTGTCGTTCCTAAGAGAAAACTCGGGCTGCTTCGCTTGGTCACACGAGGACATGACAGGAatcagcccagacgtcatcaccCACAAGCTCAACGTCGACCCCAACTTCAGACCGGGCTCACGATATGTTATTCTGCAGGGCATATTATTTAAAAGATCAGCGAACGGAATGTTGATGCAATGCGCAGAAAAAACAGAATGGGAAAGACTACAAAAGcaataccacgaaggagaatgTGGCGGACATGAAGGAGGACGAAGCCTGTCaaccagaatcaaaagaaacggatactattggccaacgATGCTCAAAGACGCAATGAGGTACGTAGCTAAGTGCGACAAATGTCAACGACACgcaggtatgacacataaaccatcTGAATTTTTACACCCCACCTTAACTccgtggcctttcatgaaatggggaatggacATCGTCGGTAAACTACCCGTCGCCCCAGGACAAAAGGTCTTCATGCTCGCTCTAAcagattatttttctaagtggatagaagcaggtgCGTTCCAACAGGTAAGAGACAAAGAGGTATGTTCGTTCATATGGactaacattatatgcagattCGGAGTGCCATCAGAAATCATATGCGACAACGGATCCCAATTCATCAGCGACAAAACTAGAGCTTTCTGCAAGACGTGGAACATTGAGCTAAAGACGTCAACGCCAAGATACCCCCAAGCAAACGGACAGGCGGAATCCAGCAACAAAACAATCATCGCATCGCTAAAAAAGCAGCTAGACGATAAGAAGGGACGATGGGCCGAAGAACTGCCatccatcctatgggccaacaggacgacgcctaggacggcgacgggacagactcccttctcactcgtttACGGGTGCGAAGCAGTACTACCCCCCGAAGTGACGCTGCCCAGTGCACGATATGGACTCATGACACCAGAGCAGAACGACGTCGAACTTAGTGAAAACCTCGACAACATAGAAGACTTCAGAGAAGCAGCGTTGATAAGAATGGCGTCGCAACAGCAGATTGTGGCAAAATGCTTCAAAAAAAAACGTCAAAATAAAAATGTTCAAGGAGGGCGACTGGGTGTTGCgcaaagtgttccaaaacacAAAAGAGTTAAACGCAGGTAAACTCGCGccagcttgggaaggaccatacttgATCGATAAAATCGtcggaaagggggcatacaGGCTCGTCACCAAAGACGGCAAGTCGGTCCCCCGAAGCTGGAACGCTACACATCTTAAACTCTACCATTTTTGAAATCTCGTCGTAACCAATTTTATCAGCCATCGTATCGtcgtctttatttttctttatcgttttattttcgtttaaaaaccattactgacttaagcatcggagggccgttggcatccccaacggccaatcctcctagcAACCCATGTTTTCTTTTGTAGAGTGCAAGACGCACGACGAATGATATCCATAAGCAACAACGTACGACTCAGAACGAGATCGCGAGAGACAACGAACAAACAGCGCAGGTATGATTTTACACATCAGTCGATTCAATACTTATTACTTCCAAAGCATCTACTACACGAAACTAAGGCATCAAAACGCGACGGGATAACCATAAGGAACAAACGactaaggaaaagaaaaacaaacttaTCATACACAACGCGCGACCCCTAAGGCCACGACTTCCGAAATTCAAACACAAAATATTATCCAAACACCGCGCCGCCGCCACCGACGACGAATAAAAACATTCAAAACACGAAAACAAAACACAAGTCATCCAAACCACCTCGTCGTCGCCATCGACGACGAGTAAAGAAGTTcacaaacaaaacacaaaaaccaacaGAAATTCGAAACTACAAACTATTACATCCCTTCTTCCTGAGTAGAGGCCACGGCCTTCTGCTCCGACCCTTGCTCTGGGGGCACGACTGGCACCTCCACCGACGCCACGTCCAACGTCTCCTCTTGAGAAGCGACGGCAAAAGCCTCCTCTTCGCACCCAACAGCTAAAACCTCCCCCTCTTGGTCCGGAACAGGCGCACTCACCACCAACAAAGCCGCATCCACCTCTGTCGCCTCAGTACTGGGAGTGTCAGCCGTCTCTGCTAACTCTTCCGGATCCACCACAGGCACCGACAGGTCAGCCATGGTACCGCCATTAGCCAGATAGTCGTCCACCTCCTTCTGACACGGCCAAAGGCTAGTCTCCCCAATCAAGCAGGAGTACATCATCTGCGCCCGCGTCCTCCATATAGCGAGAGCCTCGACGTCCTTCGCCTCCTCCTGCAGGGCGTCGTACAAGCTCCTCAATCCATCTAACTCCTCCGTCGTCGAGGCCAGCTCTTCCTTCACTTTCTCCAGATCTTTAGCCACGTCGGCTAACTGCTTATCCTTACCTTTTAATTGGTCACCCTTGGCCTTAACCACCGCAGCAAGGTCCACGACCTTCTTCTCAGCAGCCTTCCACTTCGCTTCCCACGACGCGACCGCCTTCTTCGCCGTCGCCGTCAGCTGCCTCGCATTCGTCACCTCGTCGCACAGCAACGAACATTGCCTACGTACAACCAAGGCAGCCTGCGACGCCTGCGCAAAACCAATGCCAAAACAGATTTACACAACACACATCTTTcgcaaacaaaaaagaagaaaaaactaaataaaactcACCCGCAGACTAAGTTCAGCAGCGTCCGACGCGACAGGAAGAGGATCCACCTCGTGATATCGGTACGTCGTAGGCAAGATCAAGCGATCAGCGAAAGGCCATATAACCGACGCCTCTTCATCACCCAAGAAGCTTGGGGGCAAAGTGATAACCGTATCCTCGACAGGATCCGTCTCGGCAGGACGCTTCTTGGCCGACGAAGTAGACACCTTACTAACGTCGACAGCAGCAGACGACGCCTTGAACGGCTGTGGAGGCGATGACGAAGCAATCGGATGAAAGCCTTCGGCTCCTATGACGACAGGCGTCTCGGCCGACGAACCTATCGCAGAAAACCGAGGTACGACCGTCATACCTCGTCCACCAGAAGTCGAGGACGACCTCAATCGCTTCCTTGCGCGCTCCTGAATCTCGCTCCGAGACATCCTTGACACAGGCCTAGACGACAGAGTGTGCTCTACACCCAATACAAAAGATCAAGGTCAAACACTATCCAAAgcaaaaatatatacaaacccCGAAATAAACAAACGTCAAATACCTGAGTTGTCAGCCATATCGCCTACTTCACCTTCGGCAGACGATGAGTTTGCCACTACCTCTTCAAGCAAATCCAACCTTTTCCGACGACGAGTCAGTTGACCTGATTCCTCGTCTATTTCCTCCTCCTCGGCGACGTCGCCTGACCGGTTCGCCTCCTGCTCGTCTAAAAACTCTCCGTCACGACTAAAAGACCTATCCTCGACAGAATAACCCAAGAATTTCCGATACTTATCCTCAGAATCagcgttcaactcagtcaacgaCGACGCCTTGACGactgcaaaacaaaaccaagtaaggcgacgttcagtaaaacgacgagaaacaaagaaaaaacgaCACATTTACCTTCCGTCGTCCATCCCTCGACCAAAAACCGCCCTTTATCTCCCAGAGAATCTTTGCCTACGAAGACAAAACGACTCTGCCAACCCCTGTCGTTCACACCTAAACCAACACCTAAGTTCGTCTTCCCCTTCTTCGTGACCAAGGTATACCTACAACACTTCTGCAGCGCTAGGTCGTAAGTATACATCAAGTCAGACAGGTCAAACGGCGTACGCCAGTTCGCAGTAACTCCGTGCACCACCGTGAAAACCCGCCATATCTGGGGCATCAACTGACCCGGGCTCAAATGGAAAACCTCGATAAAGGACCTAACTAGAGAAGTGAAAGGAAATTTGAAGGCAATTGTGAACGGATACTCATACATAACCACATACCCCTCTGGACAGTCAAAAGCTTCCTCATCCGAGCCGGGAATCTTCACTTCCGCCGACGGCGGCAAACCAGCAAGTTCAATAAACGCCGCCGGATCCACCACAGTAGAATATATCGGGTTAAGGGACTTAACCCGAGTGGAACCCGACTCCCCCTTTCCTCTCGCTACAACCGACTTAGATCTACCCATCTCACTTACAGAAATCTACAAGAAAATCGAAGAAAGAAAGCAAATTTTACCTGAAATCGAACAAACTCAGTGCGAAAATCGACTTCGctttctccctcttctctctcctgctttcggatctagaatttttttgaaaaaacttgGTGTGAAGAACTTTATTGCATGTCGCGAATTGGTATTTATTACTCTGGAATTCTGAACGGTTTTATCCCACGAACTGGGCAGTTGAAGACGGTTTTGCTTTTTaaatttgaattgtttcttttgctttgTGTGACTCCGGAAAttcacaattgggggcaaactgttatcccactttttggactaacgacataaccgctctaacgtttgatcatgtcgtgtcagcCAGGCTCTGTCGTGTCGCAGGTAAACACAGCTCCAGGGAGATACGTCCGACGTAGCATCGTACGACGAGGCATAAACGACGAAGGACGGGCGACAACGTATAGGCAGCTGAGACGCGTCCTCAAGGAACAAGTTGATAAAGATAAGTTAACCTAAAGCCCATGATAGGCAGCGCCGTCACACTAGCAAGAATGAGTCCAAGACATGCGCGAGAAGCGCGGAGGTGGTTGAAGACTAAAGAGACGTGTGACAAAGATATCCCTATCTTTGTGGGATTCTCTCAACCGACTGGACCGTTGGAAATATCCTATAAAAGCACGAAGATGAGGATAAGCGAAGGACGTTCACTCAAGCATTACAACTCTCAAGCTATCAAGTGTTTTAGCATTCAttgttatattttattttcagcaTTAATTCTCAGAGaaaagcataaacaatcatacagaatacttagtggattgatagcctcatagctatccgcggttttttaccttattcctgggttttccgcgtcaacactcctCTGTGTCGTGTCCCTTTATTTGTGTCGTTAattctttgcttagttagtgtcgatcctagccgaaagtcgcccccatacgaattttggcataaacagtaaCCACCAAAAATAAAAGTGGTGCGGTGGTGGCTTGCTGGCAGCGATACCATGGATGATGCCTTGCCAATATAGAATTCTACATTGATCTTCaatgaagaaaaataaaagctaaTAGTGACATACATGTAGTTAGTAATTATTTCTCAAATGCCAACCCTTTTaaaagaaattaattaattctCTAATAATTTTCCTGTATAATTTACTCCTTAAACCTTCATAATAAATCTACCCGATCCATACGAGGCATAAGAGCTAGCTTTTAAGTTTCCCCCTTCCTTAAGAATGGGATAAGAATGCATCACTTTTGATACTCTTAGCCTCAAACGAAAGGGAATTTTTCAAAGTTCCAAACACGAGTAAAGAAAAAGGCGGACTGGTATTTTGTTATCCTAGATATGTTTTCCACTCCATATACAATCATGAGTACACTCCGTCCGTTTCAATTTAATCATCCTACGAAGGTTATCACACAGTTTTTTGTGATGAATTATTGTAGGGTTATTTATTTACTAGTATATTAATAATAAGGTAAAAACTAGTGGAAGGAACTTTTAATTAATGTGAGAGGACGGTAACTCCCGCCTTATATAACCTTTTATTTAGTGGGTCGAGAAGGAAAAAATATTAGTGGGTCTATAAAATAAAAGGAAGAGTGACAATTCAATTGGGATGAGCGTAAATGAAAAATGTGACGATTATATTAAACTTGGACGAAGAAGTATATGTAAGGATATCATAAGCATAACACTGAAATATAAACTATTATATTTTCCATGTTGGTTCTGTTAGGGTTTTGATGAACCTATTTAGTTGAATATCAGGACACTTCTTTAGATCACCCAAACATGTTAATATTGAATCTAAATGTAAATCAAATAGGCCTATTGATGTGTGCCTCCTTCGACCAAGAACGAAAATCAACTCTAAGCGCATTGCTCCTCTGA
This genomic stretch from Spinacia oleracea cultivar Varoflay chromosome 3, BTI_SOV_V1, whole genome shotgun sequence harbors:
- the LOC110793423 gene encoding uncharacterized protein, which gives rise to MKIVIVSLLVVALLAATLVDTTMAASVVKASSLTELNADSEDKYRKFLGYSVEDRSFSRDGEFLDEQEANRSGDVAEEEEIDEESGQLTRRRKRLDLLEEVVANSSSAEGEVGDMADNSEHTLSSRPVSRMSRSEIQERARKRLRSSSTSGGRGMTVVPRFSAIGSSAETPVVIGAEGFHPIASSSPPQPFKASSAAVDVSKVSTSSAKKRPAETDPVEDTVITLPPSFLGDEEASVIWPFADRLILPTTYRYHEVDPLPVASDAAELSLRASQAALVVRRQCSLLCDEVTNARQLTATAKKAVASWEAKWKAAEKKVVDLAAVVKAKGDQLKGKDKQLADVAKDLEKVKEELASTTEELDGLRSLYDALQEEAKDVEALAIWRTRAQMMYSCLIGETSLWPCQKEVDDYLANGGTMADLSVPVVDPEELAETADTPSTEATEVDAALLVVSAPVPDQEGEVLAVGCEEEAFAVASQEETLDVASVEVPVVPPEQGSEQKAVASTQEEGM